From Parcubacteria group bacterium, a single genomic window includes:
- the cdd gene encoding cytidine deaminase, giving the protein MQTVKYELLSQLQREALNSALEVLKNSYNPYSHFYVGATLIAQDGQLISGTNFENAAYGSTICAERSAVLRANAMGIRKFIGIAVIARGENFDTTEVTGPCGSCRQVLYEISQISGCDLQIVLSTTKKELIVLTTIRELLPLAFGPIDLGIDIVRYQK; this is encoded by the coding sequence ATGCAGACAGTAAAATATGAATTGTTGAGTCAACTACAACGAGAAGCATTAAATTCAGCATTGGAAGTTCTCAAAAATTCATATAATCCTTATTCTCACTTCTATGTTGGGGCAACGCTCATTGCACAAGATGGACAATTAATATCAGGAACGAATTTTGAAAACGCCGCTTATGGTTCAACAATTTGTGCAGAACGCTCGGCGGTACTTAGGGCGAATGCAATGGGAATACGAAAATTCATAGGCATTGCCGTCATTGCTCGTGGTGAGAACTTTGATACGACCGAGGTTACAGGACCCTGTGGAAGTTGCAGACAAGTGCTTTACGAAATATCCCAAATATCCGGTTGTGATTTACAGATTGTTCTTTCAACCACCAAGAAAGAGTTAATTGTTCTCACTACTATTAGGGAACTTCTGCCCCTTGCTTTCGGCCCAATCGATTTGGGTATAGATATTGTGAGGTATCAGAAATAA
- a CDS encoding sigma-54-dependent Fis family transcriptional regulator, which yields MNRIGMQGIGLRTETQVRWSRFIGESAGIQKMKRTLEQLAPTEETIVLQGETGVGKEVAAHEIHAMSNRANEPFIIVDCASLAMELMENELFGHDRGAFTSAHHPAIGLIEAANGGTLFIDQVEDMPPHLQARFLRATENHEVRRIGETKYRPVDVRLIVATGANLYAMVKNGKFRSDLFYRLYEFPVPIVPLRERDGDLGLLTRHFLQISESEEEEIEEGVLALLCQHRWPGNVRELKNVIKHSKLFSNKDIGVLTVEAVRTALGKMDTEVAVGESAQINQVNSAVSHPERGRSLSEAMASLEAEMISAALKNSGGDKKLTAISLGIALKTLYSKLHRYGLGSTRGCWRNDTKISKGKV from the coding sequence ATGAATAGGATTGGGATGCAAGGCATTGGATTGCGAACAGAGACTCAAGTAAGATGGTCCAGATTTATAGGAGAAAGCGCCGGAATACAGAAGATGAAGAGGACGCTTGAGCAGCTCGCGCCGACGGAGGAAACCATTGTCCTCCAGGGCGAGACCGGCGTCGGCAAAGAAGTGGCCGCGCATGAGATTCACGCGATGAGTAATCGCGCGAATGAGCCGTTCATTATAGTTGATTGTGCCTCGCTAGCAATGGAACTTATGGAGAACGAGCTCTTTGGCCATGATCGAGGCGCATTCACAAGCGCACATCATCCAGCAATAGGCCTTATTGAGGCCGCGAATGGCGGGACACTCTTTATTGATCAGGTCGAGGATATGCCGCCGCATCTTCAGGCTCGGTTTCTTCGGGCTACCGAGAATCATGAGGTTCGCAGAATCGGCGAGACGAAGTACAGGCCGGTGGATGTTCGATTGATTGTTGCGACGGGCGCAAATCTTTACGCAATGGTTAAGAATGGCAAGTTTCGCAGCGATCTCTTCTATCGGCTCTACGAATTCCCCGTGCCAATTGTGCCGCTTCGGGAACGTGATGGCGATCTCGGGCTTCTTACGCGCCATTTCCTTCAGATATCTGAATCTGAAGAGGAAGAGATTGAGGAAGGCGTGCTCGCGCTTTTGTGCCAGCACCGCTGGCCGGGCAATGTCCGCGAGCTGAAAAATGTTATCAAACATTCAAAGTTGTTTTCAAATAAAGACATTGGGGTTTTGACCGTTGAGGCAGTGCGAACCGCGCTTGGTAAGATGGACACCGAGGTGGCGGTTGGCGAATCTGCCCAAATCAATCAAGTCAATAGCGCAGTTTCTCATCCAGAGAGGGGCAGATCTCTCTCAGAGGCCATGGCCAGTCTCGAGGCTGAGATGATTTCGGCGGCGCTAAAAAATTCGGGCGGTGATAAAAAACTAACCGCTATAAGCCTTGGAATAGCCCTAAAAACTTTGTACAGTAAGTTGCATAGGTATGGATTGGGTAGTACTCGGGGATGCTGGAGAAATGATACGAAAATTTCGAAAGGCAAGGTTTGA
- a CDS encoding trypsin-like peptidase domain-containing protein, with product MPEKSPIIKLVKKCAPAVVSIVIAKDLPKLENFPDFFPFLPFNPAELYKQIPPEMFDEHGRVKIGGGSGFIISEDGFVLTNKHVVVDPKADYTVVTNNGAKHHAKVVARDPINDVAVLKFEGKSQPYIELGDSTNLELGQTAIAIGNALGQFQNTISSGIVSGLSRNISAQTEVGGQKQELRGVIQTDAAINPGNSGGPLVDINGEAIGINSAVVFGAQNIGFAIPINAAKKALADIKKYGRIRAPFLGLRYILIDPVLKMRHNLPVDYGALVVPEATPGDYGVLHNSPAEKAGIEEHDIILEVDNKKVTKDLPLSDIIQAHEVGDKLGLKLLRRGGKELETTIVLEEMK from the coding sequence ATGCCAGAAAAATCTCCTATTATAAAATTAGTTAAAAAATGCGCGCCGGCAGTTGTTTCAATTGTTATTGCCAAAGATCTTCCGAAATTGGAAAATTTTCCGGATTTTTTCCCTTTTTTGCCTTTTAATCCCGCCGAATTATACAAACAAATCCCGCCGGAAATGTTTGACGAACACGGGCGGGTGAAAATTGGCGGCGGTTCGGGATTTATAATTTCCGAAGACGGCTTTGTTCTGACAAACAAGCATGTAGTGGTTGACCCGAAGGCCGATTACACGGTTGTAACCAATAATGGCGCGAAACATCATGCTAAAGTTGTGGCTCGTGATCCAATTAATGACGTTGCTGTTCTTAAATTTGAAGGAAAAAGCCAGCCGTACATTGAACTAGGCGATTCTACAAATCTTGAGCTGGGGCAAACAGCTATCGCTATTGGCAACGCTTTGGGACAATTCCAGAATACTATTTCATCCGGAATCGTTTCCGGCCTTTCGCGAAACATTTCGGCTCAAACTGAAGTAGGTGGTCAGAAACAGGAATTGCGAGGCGTAATTCAAACCGATGCCGCAATCAACCCGGGAAATTCCGGCGGCCCATTGGTTGACATTAACGGCGAAGCTATTGGAATTAACTCCGCCGTTGTTTTCGGCGCTCAAAACATTGGTTTCGCTATTCCCATAAATGCCGCAAAGAAAGCACTGGCCGATATTAAAAAATATGGCCGCATCCGCGCCCCATTTTTAGGTTTGCGATACATATTAATAGATCCGGTTTTGAAAATGAGGCACAATTTACCGGTAGATTACGGCGCCCTGGTTGTCCCCGAAGCCACGCCGGGTGATTACGGCGTTCTTCACAACAGTCCGGCAGAAAAAGCCGGAATAGAAGAACATGATATTATTTTGGAAGTCGACAACAAAAAAGTAACCAAAGATCTACCTCTTTCGGATATTATTCAAGCTCATGAAGTCGGCGATAAATTGGGCCTAAAATTGTTAAGACGGGGCGGAAAAGAACTGGAAACAACGATAGTTCTTGAGGAAATGAAGTAA
- a CDS encoding nucleotide pyrophosphohydrolase: protein MKKYQKELDKFFKENKWPYWPPLVILACLFEECGEFARIVNHLYGKKSKKKTEAEQDLEEEIGDILYTLICFANSNNLDLDRAIKKSFRKSMTRDKHRFDDQKLKS, encoded by the coding sequence ATGAAAAAATATCAAAAAGAATTAGATAAATTTTTTAAAGAAAACAAGTGGCCATATTGGCCGCCATTGGTTATTTTGGCCTGCCTTTTTGAAGAATGTGGAGAGTTTGCGCGTATTGTAAACCATCTTTACGGTAAAAAATCAAAAAAGAAAACCGAAGCGGAACAAGACCTGGAGGAAGAAATCGGCGATATTCTTTATACTTTAATTTGTTTTGCCAATTCCAATAATCTTGATTTAGATAGGGCGATAAAGAAAAGTTTTAGAAAATCGATGACGAGAGACAAGCATAGATTTGACGACCAAAAATTGAAGAGTTGA
- a CDS encoding peroxiredoxin, whose protein sequence is MFQIDKKFPHFSLEVYWPLKDEVGRLASKDLAGKWTVILFYPADFTFVCPTELADLNHLYPEFKKLKAEIVAVSTDTVYTHKAWLEIEKLLSGIKYPLASDHNGNFSKELGIYSEENGMAERATFIIDPGGILRAVDIVSDSIGRSAVETLRKLKALEFVSKNPGKVCPAKWDEDKIALTPSIKKSGKVHKEYEKR, encoded by the coding sequence ATGTTTCAAATTGATAAAAAATTTCCCCACTTCTCTTTGGAGGTTTATTGGCCTCTTAAAGACGAAGTCGGGCGGCTCGCTTCAAAAGACCTTGCCGGCAAATGGACGGTTATTTTGTTCTATCCGGCGGACTTTACTTTTGTTTGCCCGACCGAACTTGCCGATTTAAATCATCTTTACCCCGAATTTAAAAAGCTCAAAGCTGAAATCGTGGCAGTGAGCACCGACACGGTTTATACCCACAAGGCTTGGCTGGAAATTGAAAAACTGCTGTCCGGAATTAAATATCCGCTCGCGTCAGACCATAATGGAAATTTTTCTAAAGAATTAGGCATTTATAGCGAAGAAAATGGCATGGCAGAGCGGGCAACTTTTATTATTGACCCAGGGGGCATACTGCGCGCCGTTGACATTGTTTCCGATTCGATCGGGCGAAGCGCTGTTGAAACGCTCCGCAAGCTCAAGGCGCTTGAGTTCGTTTCTAAAAATCCGGGAAAAGTTTGCCCCGCCAAATGGGACGAAGATAAAATAGCGCTCACGCCGTCAATTAAAAAATCCGGCAAAGTGCACAAAGAATACGAGAAGCGATGA
- a CDS encoding helix-turn-helix domain-containing protein: protein MRNDKHIAIKLRKQGKSYSKISKELNVPKSTLSAWLSDINWSRFIKIGLTRRANYIARKRLRSYNKKQKIFWEAWRAQARQQARSSFPKLKSNPLFISGIMIYWGEGDSKIENSNVRISNTNPDMIRVFNLFLRIICKVPKEKIKMAMILYPDLNEIKCKNFWSKTSGVPKGQFIKTQFIRGKHPTKRLTHGIALVYYPSRELKEKIFVWIELFHKQFPLMRV, encoded by the coding sequence ATGCGTAATGATAAGCATATTGCTATAAAATTAAGAAAGCAAGGGAAAAGTTACAGTAAGATAAGCAAAGAGTTGAACGTGCCTAAAAGCACGTTGTCTGCTTGGCTTTCGGATATAAATTGGTCTAGGTTTATAAAAATTGGTCTTACGAGAAGAGCTAATTATATTGCTAGAAAACGATTACGATCATACAATAAAAAACAGAAAATATTTTGGGAAGCGTGGCGAGCACAGGCAAGACAACAAGCTCGCAGTAGCTTTCCGAAACTTAAGTCAAATCCTCTCTTTATATCAGGAATAATGATTTATTGGGGCGAAGGTGATAGTAAAATAGAAAATTCCAACGTCAGGATATCAAACACTAATCCAGATATGATCAGGGTTTTTAATTTATTTTTGCGGATAATTTGTAAGGTCCCAAAAGAAAAAATAAAAATGGCAATGATTTTATACCCTGATCTCAATGAAATCAAATGTAAAAATTTTTGGAGTAAGACTTCTGGTGTGCCTAAGGGTCAATTTATAAAAACTCAATTTATCAGGGGTAAACATCCTACCAAAAGATTGACTCACGGAATTGCTTTAGTATACTACCCTAGTAGAGAACTAAAAGAAAAAATATTCGTCTGGATTGAGCTTTTCCACAAACAATTTCCGCTCATGCGGGTGTAG